Proteins encoded in a region of the Desulfobotulus mexicanus genome:
- a CDS encoding bifunctional aconitate hydratase 2/2-methylisocitrate dehydratase has translation MIDQYRSHMAERDKECLPPLPLNAVQTGALCALLLSPPSEEEDFLLSLLQDRVSPGVDPAAEVKADFLGDIARGTKISPLLDPLEAVRLLGTMRGGYNVRHLMALLSHEDLGDAAARALGGTLLVLDVFDEMVKLAEKLPTARRVLESWAAAEWFTGKPAVADAIDCIVFKVDGEINTDDFSPAGEAWSRPDIPLHALSMLRSRMEKPLEKISELKASGLPLVFAGDVVGTGSSRKSATNSLLWHIGEDIPFVPNKRQGGVVLGSKIAPIFFNTLEDSGALPIECDVSCLSMGQRIRIFPHEGRIEDEGGKTLIDFSLKTSVLLDGVRAGGRIPLIVGRTLQSKAAEALGLEPEPGIFATPTQPEDTGKGYTQAQKIIGKACGLEGVRPGMYCEPVMTTVGSQDTTGPMTRDELTELACLRFAADLVMQSFCHTAAYPRPVDILMHDTLPDFISERGGVSLKPGDGVIHSWLNRMLLPDTLGTGGDSHTRFPVGLSFPAGSGLVAFAAAMGSMPLDVPESVLVRFKGKRKPGITLRDLVNAIPLTAINTGLLTVEKAGKKNIFSGRILEIEGLEDLEVEEAFELTDASAERSAAGSCIRLKPEKVAEYLRSSASLLRRLVNEGYADAETLIRRADAMDLWCEKPFLLEADKDAEYAAVIEIDLEAITEPILACPNDPDDVRLLSEVAGTEVQEVFIGSCMTHIAHFRAAAVLLEGKQDLPARLWMCPPTRLDESALRREGLYNVMGRTGARMEMPGCSLCMGNQARIARGTTAFSTSTRNFPDRMGDDTKVYLGSAELAAITAVLGEIPDPALYFQVMHERVMGKEGALYHYLRFAGE, from the coding sequence ATGATAGATCAATATCGGAGTCATATGGCAGAGAGGGACAAAGAATGCCTTCCGCCTTTACCTCTTAATGCAGTTCAGACCGGGGCTTTGTGTGCGCTTTTGCTTTCACCGCCATCGGAGGAAGAGGATTTTCTCCTTTCACTTTTGCAGGACAGGGTTTCTCCGGGGGTGGATCCTGCGGCAGAAGTCAAGGCGGATTTTTTAGGGGATATTGCAAGGGGTACAAAAATATCCCCCCTGCTAGATCCCCTTGAGGCTGTTCGGCTTCTGGGAACTATGAGGGGCGGATACAATGTCCGCCACCTGATGGCGCTCCTTTCCCATGAAGATCTTGGGGATGCCGCAGCCAGAGCACTGGGCGGAACCCTGCTGGTCCTGGATGTATTTGATGAAATGGTAAAGCTTGCAGAAAAACTGCCCACGGCCCGAAGGGTACTGGAATCCTGGGCCGCTGCGGAGTGGTTTACCGGAAAACCTGCAGTTGCCGATGCCATTGACTGCATTGTTTTCAAGGTGGATGGTGAGATTAATACGGATGATTTTTCTCCGGCCGGAGAGGCCTGGAGCCGCCCGGATATTCCCCTTCACGCCTTAAGCATGCTTCGTTCCCGCATGGAAAAGCCCCTTGAAAAAATAAGTGAGCTGAAGGCTTCGGGATTACCCCTTGTCTTTGCAGGGGATGTGGTGGGTACGGGTTCTTCCAGAAAATCTGCCACAAACTCTTTGCTCTGGCATATAGGAGAAGATATTCCCTTTGTTCCGAATAAGCGGCAGGGCGGGGTGGTGCTGGGAAGCAAGATTGCTCCCATCTTTTTCAATACACTTGAAGATTCCGGGGCTCTTCCCATCGAGTGTGATGTGAGCTGTCTTTCCATGGGGCAGCGCATCCGTATCTTTCCCCATGAAGGACGCATTGAAGATGAGGGTGGAAAGACCCTGATTGATTTTTCCCTGAAGACATCAGTGCTTCTGGACGGAGTCCGGGCAGGTGGTCGTATCCCCTTAATCGTTGGCCGTACATTACAGTCAAAGGCGGCAGAAGCCCTGGGGCTTGAACCTGAGCCCGGCATTTTTGCTACTCCCACCCAGCCGGAAGATACGGGCAAAGGTTACACTCAGGCACAGAAGATTATAGGAAAAGCCTGTGGCCTTGAGGGAGTTCGTCCCGGAATGTACTGTGAACCTGTTATGACTACTGTGGGTTCACAGGATACTACAGGACCCATGACAAGGGATGAACTCACGGAGCTGGCCTGTCTTCGCTTTGCTGCGGATCTGGTCATGCAGAGCTTCTGTCATACAGCAGCTTATCCAAGGCCCGTGGATATACTCATGCACGATACCCTTCCGGATTTCATAAGCGAAAGGGGCGGTGTTTCCCTGAAACCCGGAGACGGGGTCATCCATTCCTGGCTGAACCGCATGCTTCTTCCGGATACCCTGGGTACCGGCGGCGATTCCCATACCCGTTTTCCCGTGGGCCTGAGTTTTCCCGCAGGGTCCGGCCTTGTGGCCTTTGCCGCAGCCATGGGAAGCATGCCACTGGATGTTCCCGAATCCGTGCTTGTCCGTTTTAAAGGGAAAAGAAAACCGGGCATTACCCTGAGGGATCTTGTGAATGCTATTCCTCTGACAGCTATTAACACTGGCCTGCTGACGGTGGAAAAGGCGGGGAAGAAAAATATTTTTTCCGGTCGTATTCTTGAGATTGAAGGGCTTGAGGATCTGGAAGTGGAAGAAGCCTTTGAATTGACAGATGCTTCTGCGGAACGCTCTGCTGCGGGCAGCTGTATCCGGCTTAAGCCGGAAAAGGTGGCTGAGTATCTGCGATCTTCTGCATCTTTGTTACGCAGACTTGTAAATGAAGGCTACGCAGATGCAGAAACCCTTATTCGCAGGGCCGATGCCATGGATCTCTGGTGTGAAAAACCCTTCCTGCTTGAGGCGGATAAGGATGCTGAATATGCAGCCGTTATTGAGATTGACCTTGAAGCCATTACAGAACCCATCCTTGCCTGCCCCAATGATCCCGATGATGTGCGACTGCTCTCTGAAGTGGCGGGCACAGAGGTTCAGGAAGTTTTTATAGGCTCCTGTATGACCCACATTGCTCATTTCCGTGCTGCTGCTGTCCTTCTGGAAGGTAAGCAGGATCTTCCTGCCCGACTCTGGATGTGTCCGCCAACCCGGCTGGATGAATCGGCCCTTCGCAGGGAAGGTTTATATAATGTAATGGGCAGAACCGGAGCCCGCATGGAAATGCCGGGCTGTTCCCTTTGTATGGGCAATCAGGCCCGCATTGCCAGGGGCACCACGGCCTTTTCCACATCCACAAGGAATTTCCCGGATCGTATGGGCGATGATACCAAAGTGTACCTTGGTTCAGCGGAACTGGCTGCCATAACAGCGGTACTGGGAGAAATTCCGGACCCGGCCCTTTATTTTCAGGTGATGCATGAAAGGGTGATGGGAAAGGAAGGGGCACTTTATCATTATCTGCGTTTTGCAGGAGAATGA
- the sat gene encoding sulfate adenylyltransferase — translation MSNLVAPHGGKGLTCCLLEGAEKEAELKKAEGLKKVTITPREEGDLIMMGIGGFSPLTGFMTKADWKGVCENFQLADGTFWPIPVTLSADKSDAEAIKDGDEIALVTVAGEIMATMKVTEKFEMTEANKRWECEKVFMGEGTATAEEFWKIAEEDHPGVQMVMGQKDFNLAGPVKVLSEGIYPERYKGVYLSPAQARAIFDERGWSDVAALQLRNPMHRSHEYLAKIAVEVCDGVFIHSLVGNLKPGDIPARVRVNCIDTLVDKYFVKENVVQGGYPLDMRYAGPREGLLHATFRQNYGVSRMIIGRDHAGVGDFYGMFEAQTIFDKIPYPAEDGKALKCTPLKIDWTFYCTKCDGMASLRTCPHGKEDRVILSGTMLRKGLSEGAPIADHFGRDEVLDILREYYAGLTEKVEIKTHSAATGAGQ, via the coding sequence ATGTCCAATCTTGTAGCTCCCCATGGTGGAAAAGGCCTTACCTGCTGTCTTCTGGAAGGTGCCGAGAAAGAAGCCGAACTGAAAAAAGCAGAAGGCCTCAAAAAAGTAACCATCACCCCCCGTGAAGAAGGCGACCTCATCATGATGGGTATCGGTGGTTTCTCCCCCCTTACCGGTTTCATGACCAAGGCTGACTGGAAAGGTGTATGCGAAAACTTCCAGCTGGCAGACGGTACCTTCTGGCCCATCCCCGTTACCCTTTCCGCAGACAAGTCTGATGCCGAAGCCATTAAGGACGGCGATGAAATTGCTCTGGTTACGGTTGCCGGTGAAATTATGGCTACCATGAAGGTTACCGAAAAATTCGAGATGACCGAAGCCAACAAGCGCTGGGAATGTGAGAAGGTATTCATGGGCGAAGGCACTGCCACCGCCGAAGAATTCTGGAAGATTGCCGAAGAAGATCACCCCGGTGTTCAGATGGTTATGGGTCAGAAAGACTTCAACCTTGCCGGTCCTGTTAAGGTTCTTTCCGAAGGCATCTACCCCGAGCGTTATAAAGGTGTTTACCTTTCTCCTGCCCAGGCCCGTGCCATCTTTGATGAGCGTGGATGGAGCGATGTTGCTGCCCTGCAGCTGCGTAACCCCATGCACCGTTCCCACGAATACCTTGCAAAAATTGCCGTAGAAGTATGTGATGGTGTATTCATTCACTCCCTCGTTGGCAACCTGAAGCCCGGTGACATTCCTGCACGCGTTCGTGTTAACTGCATCGACACCCTGGTTGACAAGTACTTTGTAAAAGAAAACGTTGTACAGGGCGGCTATCCTCTGGATATGCGCTATGCCGGTCCCCGCGAAGGCCTGCTGCACGCAACCTTCCGTCAGAACTATGGCGTATCCCGCATGATCATCGGCCGTGACCACGCCGGTGTTGGCGACTTCTACGGCATGTTCGAAGCCCAGACCATCTTCGACAAAATCCCCTACCCCGCAGAAGACGGCAAGGCTCTTAAGTGCACCCCGCTGAAGATCGACTGGACCTTCTACTGCACCAAGTGCGACGGTATGGCTTCTCTGCGTACCTGCCCCCACGGCAAGGAAGACCGCGTTATCCTTTCCGGTACCATGCTGCGTAAAGGCCTTTCCGAAGGTGCACCCATTGCCGATCACTTCGGCCGTGACGAAGTTCTCGACATCCTGCGTGAATACTATGCAGGTCTGACCGAGAAAGTAGAAATCAAAACCCACTCCGCTGCAACGGGTGCCGGTCAATAA
- a CDS encoding TetR/AcrR family transcriptional regulator, with product MRGPMAQAARKQPPGRIKIMQALRLLLEQEGFDAITTAEIARAAGVTEGLIYKYFKDKRDLLYQVLEEMFEGVILRIRTRMDHETDTFSRLYAFIDETVLVYSTQHVFARIILIEVRSLPDFFTSRAYECVRVYSRMLQNVLEDGISEGLIRKDIDVRFLRDTLLGAIEHTCLWGVLFHREMDVQGVAEQLLRFVSEGIRPSV from the coding sequence ATGCGAGGTCCCATGGCTCAGGCTGCCAGAAAACAACCGCCCGGCAGAATAAAAATCATGCAGGCCCTCCGGCTCCTCCTTGAGCAGGAAGGCTTCGATGCCATCACCACGGCGGAAATTGCCCGCGCGGCAGGGGTCACAGAAGGTCTCATCTATAAATATTTCAAGGATAAACGGGATCTTCTCTACCAGGTTCTGGAAGAAATGTTTGAAGGGGTAATTCTACGCATCCGTACCCGCATGGATCATGAAACTGATACTTTTTCAAGGCTCTATGCCTTCATTGATGAAACTGTTCTTGTATATTCCACCCAGCATGTCTTTGCCCGTATCATTCTCATTGAGGTCCGCAGCCTTCCGGATTTTTTCACAAGCAGGGCCTATGAGTGTGTACGGGTCTACAGCCGCATGCTCCAGAATGTTCTGGAAGACGGAATCTCAGAGGGTTTGATCAGAAAAGACATAGATGTCCGCTTTTTAAGGGACACCCTTCTGGGAGCCATTGAACATACCTGTCTCTGGGGTGTACTTTTCCACAGGGAAATGGATGTTCAGGGTGTTGCGGAACAACTCCTGCGTTTTGTCAGTGAAGGAATACGGCCTTCCGTCTGA
- the pepN gene encoding aminopeptidase N yields MSDTASMHYLKDYRPWDFDLSETRMDICIHDNSVEVRTRLILSRKKDSEIKAPLFLHGEELEILEISLDGRLLSPKEFLQDSKGLTIFDVPDTFTLFTRVRIFPDQNTALEGLYRAGGMLCTQCEAEGFRKITFYPDRPDVMATFRVRIEADKKRYPALLSNGNPMEKQDLDGGRHSLVWEDPHPKPSYLFALVAGDLACLKDRFHTAEGLDVSLEIYTEHENADKSGHAMKSLKKAMHWDELVFGLSYDLSTYMIVATNDFNMGAMENKGLNIFNSKYVLAKPDTATDTDFEGIESVIAHEYFHNWTGNRVTVKNWFQLSLKEGLTVFRDQEFTSDMQSRSVKRIQDVRSLRARQFPEDAGPMAHPIRPEAYMEMNNFYTATVYDKGAEVIRMIHTIIGPESFRKGMDLYFKRHDGRAVTCEDFVVAMEDASGKDLSRFRLWYSQAGTPIVYASTELDKEKSILYLTLKQEVPDTPGQSDKKPMTLPVKAAFFNEKGEQAFLEFRGRKGDAFLLLLESEEETFVFEGASEGLVPSLLREFSAPVHLKTNLEDKDLALLLAMDTDPFNRWEAGRILINRTLLGLMEDYREKRELHLPEGLLLAFGTVLENADKDPALAAEILSMPTEIELYHLLAAEKIPVSPPEVHDVRNFLLDRLAFGLKDLWERAFENFQTPGDYVFKAEDVARRKMKNLALFWLSRLPDTGFEMVGRAYKEAECMTDRMAALSLAAHFEDQGVKEMLDAFSRQFEKDALVMDKWFQVQALSLRPDTLKRVRELMSHPAFSMKNPNKVRALIGAFCSGNPLRFHQKDGSGYNFLAEMVMELDILNPQVGSRMVSVFNPWKTFAEPWRSAMEKALKDIDSKENLSPDIREVVGRALG; encoded by the coding sequence ATGAGTGATACTGCATCTATGCATTATCTTAAAGATTATCGGCCCTGGGATTTTGATCTCAGTGAAACCCGTATGGATATCTGTATTCATGACAATTCCGTGGAGGTGAGAACCCGGCTGATACTTTCCCGTAAAAAGGACAGCGAGATCAAAGCCCCTCTTTTTCTTCACGGAGAAGAGCTTGAAATTTTAGAAATCAGTCTTGATGGCCGCCTTCTTTCCCCAAAGGAGTTTTTGCAGGACAGCAAGGGGCTGACAATTTTTGATGTGCCGGATACCTTTACCCTGTTCACCCGAGTAAGGATTTTCCCGGATCAGAATACGGCTCTGGAAGGACTTTACCGTGCAGGCGGAATGCTTTGTACCCAGTGTGAAGCTGAAGGATTTCGGAAGATTACCTTTTATCCTGACAGACCCGATGTCATGGCCACTTTCAGGGTACGGATTGAGGCGGATAAAAAAAGATATCCTGCCCTGCTTTCCAACGGAAACCCCATGGAAAAACAGGATCTGGATGGAGGACGCCATTCCCTTGTCTGGGAAGATCCCCATCCCAAACCTTCCTATCTCTTTGCCCTTGTGGCAGGGGATCTTGCCTGCTTAAAAGATCGTTTTCATACTGCAGAGGGTCTTGATGTTTCCCTTGAAATTTATACTGAGCATGAGAATGCGGATAAGTCCGGTCATGCCATGAAGTCCCTTAAAAAAGCCATGCACTGGGATGAGTTGGTTTTTGGTCTTTCCTATGATCTTTCCACCTATATGATTGTGGCCACCAATGATTTTAATATGGGCGCCATGGAAAACAAGGGTCTTAATATTTTCAACAGCAAGTATGTGCTGGCAAAGCCTGATACGGCCACTGACACCGATTTTGAGGGTATAGAAAGTGTTATCGCCCATGAGTATTTCCATAACTGGACCGGCAACAGGGTAACGGTGAAAAACTGGTTCCAGCTCTCCCTGAAGGAAGGCCTGACCGTATTCCGGGATCAGGAATTTACCTCAGACATGCAGTCCAGATCCGTAAAACGCATTCAGGATGTGAGAAGCCTAAGGGCAAGGCAGTTTCCGGAAGATGCCGGTCCCATGGCCCATCCAATCCGGCCTGAAGCCTATATGGAGATGAACAATTTTTACACGGCCACGGTTTACGATAAGGGTGCGGAAGTGATTCGCATGATCCATACAATCATAGGCCCTGAGAGTTTCCGTAAAGGCATGGATCTGTATTTCAAACGCCATGACGGCAGGGCTGTCACCTGCGAGGATTTTGTGGTGGCCATGGAAGATGCCTCTGGAAAAGATCTTTCCCGGTTCAGGCTCTGGTATTCTCAGGCCGGAACTCCGATAGTCTATGCCAGTACGGAACTGGATAAGGAAAAATCCATCCTTTATCTTACCCTGAAACAAGAGGTGCCGGACACACCGGGGCAGTCCGATAAAAAGCCCATGACCCTTCCGGTAAAGGCTGCGTTTTTTAACGAAAAAGGGGAACAGGCATTCCTTGAATTCCGGGGCCGGAAAGGGGATGCTTTTCTGCTGCTCCTTGAGTCTGAGGAGGAGACCTTTGTTTTTGAAGGTGCCAGCGAAGGCCTTGTGCCTTCCCTGCTCAGGGAATTTTCTGCCCCTGTACACCTTAAAACAAATCTTGAGGATAAGGATCTGGCCCTGCTCCTTGCCATGGATACGGATCCCTTCAATCGTTGGGAGGCAGGACGCATTCTTATCAATCGTACCTTGTTGGGTCTGATGGAAGATTACAGGGAAAAACGGGAGCTTCATCTGCCCGAGGGACTGCTTCTGGCCTTTGGAACGGTATTGGAAAATGCGGATAAAGACCCTGCCCTTGCCGCTGAAATTTTAAGCATGCCCACGGAAATTGAGCTTTATCATCTGCTGGCAGCAGAAAAGATACCGGTTTCTCCCCCTGAAGTTCATGACGTCCGGAATTTTTTGCTGGACCGTCTTGCTTTTGGATTAAAGGATTTATGGGAAAGGGCTTTTGAGAATTTTCAGACTCCGGGAGATTATGTTTTTAAGGCAGAGGATGTTGCCCGGAGAAAAATGAAAAATCTGGCCCTTTTCTGGCTTTCCCGATTGCCGGATACAGGCTTTGAGATGGTTGGCAGGGCATATAAGGAAGCTGAATGCATGACAGACCGCATGGCAGCCTTAAGCCTTGCAGCCCATTTTGAAGATCAGGGAGTTAAGGAAATGCTTGATGCCTTTTCCCGTCAGTTTGAAAAGGATGCCCTTGTGATGGATAAATGGTTTCAGGTACAGGCTTTGTCCCTCAGGCCGGATACCTTGAAAAGGGTAAGGGAACTCATGTCACATCCTGCATTTTCCATGAAAAATCCCAACAAGGTCAGGGCGCTCATCGGAGCCTTCTGCTCAGGTAATCCCTTACGCTTTCATCAGAAGGACGGTTCGGGTTATAATTTTCTGGCAGAGATGGTTATGGAGCTGGATATTTTGAATCCCCAGGTGGGTTCCCGCATGGTCTCTGTGTTCAACCCATGGAAAACCTTTGCAGAACCCTGGCGCAGCGCCATGGAAAAGGCATTGAAAGATATAGATTCAAAAGAAAATTTATCACCGGATATTCGTGAGGTGGTGGGGCGTGCGCTGGGTTGA
- the surE gene encoding 5'/3'-nucleotidase SurE has protein sequence MKTFLLTNDDGMDAPGLKALEEAVSPLGRLVVLAPAHPQSGISHRVSIWETVDVIQEGENRYRVFGTPADCVRIGLREIVPEADYVLSGINIGANLGYDIYLSGTVAAAREAAFQGKPAMALSQYIAADCKPDWNAARETLQVLLPEFLAMQVKSLEYFNINLPQASGTPGNTPQWESGWPETTPYDTCIRVDDQRYAYTADMHARPRPAGCDVDVCFSGKVSFTRLRI, from the coding sequence ATGAAAACTTTTCTTTTGACCAATGACGATGGTATGGATGCCCCCGGTCTTAAAGCTCTGGAAGAGGCTGTTTCTCCTCTGGGGCGTCTGGTGGTTCTGGCTCCGGCCCACCCACAGTCCGGCATCAGCCACAGGGTTTCCATATGGGAAACTGTGGATGTGATTCAGGAAGGGGAGAACCGCTACCGGGTTTTCGGTACCCCTGCGGACTGCGTACGCATAGGGCTGAGGGAGATTGTTCCCGAGGCGGACTATGTTTTGTCCGGTATCAATATAGGTGCCAATCTGGGATATGACATCTATCTTTCCGGAACCGTTGCGGCGGCAAGGGAGGCGGCCTTTCAGGGTAAACCTGCCATGGCCCTGTCCCAGTATATTGCTGCAGATTGCAAGCCGGACTGGAATGCAGCCAGGGAAACATTGCAGGTACTGTTGCCGGAGTTTCTTGCCATGCAGGTAAAATCCCTTGAGTATTTCAATATCAATCTGCCTCAGGCTTCAGGGACGCCGGGAAATACTCCGCAATGGGAGAGTGGATGGCCTGAAACCACACCCTATGACACCTGTATCCGTGTGGATGACCAGCGTTATGCCTATACGGCGGATATGCACGCACGGCCCAGACCCGCAGGCTGTGATGTGGATGTATGTTTCAGCGGAAAGGTGTCCTTTACACGCCTGCGCATATAG
- a CDS encoding GNAT family N-acetyltransferase: MMSRINPYDHFTIKPVQLEHLEQYNELLQYVFQVTSHDLQEIGYEKGELIRAKRPILRKADVIGWFEGEKLISQLAVYPCEVNIRGSVFPMGYLTGVGTYPEYASMGLMSGLMKKGLEMMRSNGQWISYLFPYSIPYYRNKGWEIISDKMSFSLKDYQLPARTEVKGFVKRQALNHKDIIRTYDHFARKTHGALIRDDLAWEEYWRWENEDEHFAALYYNKKKEPSGCLFYRIAEDIFYIKEMFYLNQEARKGLWNYISAHFSMIHEVKGFSYKDEPIAFLLEDSEITETIQPYIMARIVDLENFLLTCPFANLADKDFHFIVEDPVLEWNRGVFGLSFDRDENLSISRTPQGQPVYLDIQTLTTMLMGYKRPSYLASIERLQTDPKTLRILEQLIPQATPYFSDYF, translated from the coding sequence ATGATGTCTCGCATAAATCCCTATGATCACTTCACCATTAAACCAGTGCAACTGGAGCACTTGGAACAGTACAACGAGCTGCTCCAGTATGTTTTTCAGGTTACCAGCCATGATCTTCAGGAAATAGGCTACGAAAAAGGAGAGCTGATCCGGGCCAAACGACCTATTCTGCGCAAAGCCGATGTCATTGGATGGTTCGAGGGAGAAAAACTCATTTCCCAGCTGGCCGTCTACCCCTGCGAGGTGAACATCCGTGGATCGGTTTTTCCCATGGGATATCTCACAGGCGTTGGTACCTATCCCGAATATGCCAGCATGGGTCTGATGAGTGGGCTTATGAAAAAAGGCCTTGAAATGATGCGGTCAAACGGGCAGTGGATTTCCTATCTTTTCCCCTATTCCATTCCTTATTACAGAAACAAGGGATGGGAAATCATATCCGATAAAATGTCCTTCAGCCTGAAAGACTACCAGCTTCCGGCAAGAACAGAAGTTAAAGGTTTTGTCAAAAGGCAGGCCCTTAATCACAAGGATATTATACGCACCTACGATCATTTTGCCCGAAAAACCCATGGCGCACTTATACGTGATGATCTGGCATGGGAAGAGTACTGGCGCTGGGAAAATGAGGATGAACACTTTGCAGCACTTTATTATAATAAAAAAAAAGAGCCTTCGGGCTGCCTTTTTTACAGAATTGCCGAAGATATTTTTTACATAAAAGAAATGTTTTACCTGAATCAGGAAGCAAGAAAAGGCTTATGGAATTACATTTCCGCACATTTTTCCATGATCCATGAAGTGAAAGGTTTTTCCTACAAGGACGAACCCATTGCCTTCCTGCTGGAAGACAGTGAAATAACAGAAACCATCCAGCCCTATATTATGGCCCGCATCGTTGATCTTGAAAACTTTCTTCTGACCTGTCCCTTTGCGAACCTTGCAGACAAAGACTTCCATTTTATTGTTGAAGATCCTGTACTGGAATGGAACCGGGGTGTTTTCGGACTTTCCTTTGACAGGGATGAAAATCTGTCAATAAGCAGAACCCCCCAAGGCCAGCCCGTTTATCTGGATATTCAGACCCTCACCACCATGCTGATGGGGTACAAGCGGCCCTCCTACCTTGCAAGTATTGAACGCCTCCAGACAGACCCGAAAACCCTGCGTATACTGGAGCAACTCATCCCTCAGGCAACGCCCTATTTTTCAGACTATTTTTAG
- a CDS encoding DUF4105 domain-containing protein, giving the protein MHLFLGDKLLQNNKRMRLPLFLFLFMIFGFSGVAAGDRVETLVLKAEEMKLAEHSYWHVLYHYHNPLGLGVKSRIDDPAFFISPVGRKNPKEEMNAAIRFLFSGSAENLCPYIARYHWLHEQLQPEPGIFPEPVCPELKDIHPTSARLVFPTYFMNSPASMFGHTLMTLRLDNTSRMLDKAVNYSAFTQETNGFVFAFKGIFGFYPGYFNVLPYYKKMQEYGEINQRDIWEYRLDLEPHELDAMIRHTREMEGIYSDYFFFDENCSFTLMYLVEAARPGLNLTDEFPLWVIPVDTIRVLEKAGLIAEAEYRPSRATIIRHRLSLLSSEDQDLAFNILDGLAKKQNFITV; this is encoded by the coding sequence TTGCATCTTTTCTTGGGGGATAAGCTTTTGCAGAACAATAAAAGAATGCGTCTGCCCTTGTTTTTATTTTTGTTTATGATCTTCGGCTTTTCCGGGGTTGCAGCCGGAGACAGGGTAGAAACACTGGTGCTTAAAGCAGAAGAGATGAAGCTGGCGGAGCACAGCTACTGGCATGTTCTTTATCATTATCACAATCCTTTGGGGCTGGGAGTGAAAAGCCGTATCGATGATCCTGCCTTTTTCATTTCACCTGTGGGTAGAAAAAACCCAAAGGAAGAAATGAATGCAGCCATACGTTTTCTTTTTTCCGGCAGTGCTGAGAACCTTTGTCCTTATATTGCCCGGTACCACTGGCTCCATGAACAGCTTCAGCCGGAACCAGGAATTTTTCCTGAGCCTGTCTGTCCAGAGCTTAAAGATATCCATCCCACTTCAGCCCGTCTTGTTTTTCCCACCTATTTCATGAACAGCCCGGCTTCCATGTTCGGCCATACCCTGATGACCCTGAGGCTGGACAATACCTCCAGAATGCTGGATAAGGCCGTGAATTACTCTGCATTTACTCAGGAAACCAACGGATTTGTTTTTGCTTTTAAGGGAATTTTCGGTTTTTATCCGGGATATTTCAACGTGCTTCCTTATTATAAGAAAATGCAGGAGTACGGCGAAATAAATCAGCGGGATATCTGGGAGTACAGACTGGATCTGGAGCCCCATGAGCTTGATGCCATGATCCGGCATACCCGTGAGATGGAGGGCATTTATTCGGATTATTTCTTCTTTGATGAAAACTGTTCCTTCACTCTGATGTATCTTGTGGAGGCTGCACGTCCCGGTCTGAACCTCACCGATGAATTTCCCCTCTGGGTGATTCCGGTGGATACCATTCGGGTTCTGGAAAAAGCAGGACTGATTGCAGAAGCAGAGTACCGGCCCAGTCGTGCCACCATCATTCGGCACAGATTGTCCCTTTTATCCAGTGAAGATCAGGATCTGGCTTTTAATATTCTTGATGGACTCGCAAAAAAACAAAATTTCATAACCGTTTAA
- a CDS encoding DUF3015 family protein — translation MKKFFAAVLIGLFVAAPAFAVNRDNVGCGLGSMLMQDKDGLLWEIMATSTNGTSGNQTFGITSGTLGCEKPANFAKREQLDRFVADNMDALAVDIAMGEGETLGALAELAEVDENRRGDFFAALQGNFDKIYPDGKVAGTQVVDQITEILAHI, via the coding sequence GTGAAAAAGTTTTTTGCAGCAGTTCTCATTGGTCTGTTTGTAGCCGCCCCTGCTTTTGCCGTTAACAGGGACAATGTAGGTTGTGGTCTTGGCTCCATGCTTATGCAGGATAAAGACGGTCTTCTCTGGGAAATTATGGCTACTTCCACCAACGGTACCTCCGGTAACCAGACCTTCGGTATTACTTCCGGTACCCTTGGCTGTGAAAAGCCCGCTAATTTTGCCAAGCGTGAGCAGTTGGACCGTTTTGTGGCAGACAACATGGATGCCCTTGCAGTGGACATAGCCATGGGTGAAGGAGAAACTTTGGGTGCTTTGGCTGAGCTGGCCGAAGTGGATGAAAACCGCAGAGGCGATTTCTTTGCTGCCCTGCAGGGTAATTTTGATAAAATTTACCCTGACGGCAAGGTAGCTGGTACTCAGGTTGTGGATCAGATTACAGAAATTCTTGCACATATCTGA